In Streptomyces sp. NBC_01707, a genomic segment contains:
- a CDS encoding GH1 family beta-glucosidase yields the protein MTAVRPDITPKPASEATNSTTLFPTGFVWGAATAAYQVEGAAAEGGRTPSIWDTFSHTPGKVLAGDTGDVAADHYHRYRDDVALMKELGLKAYRFSVSWSRVQPTGRGPAVERGLDFYRKLVDELLEAGIAPVATLYHWDLPQELEDAGGWPERATAERFADYTAIMARALGDRVPVWTTFNEPWCSAFLGYGSGVHAPGRTEPAATLRAAHHLNLAHGRAIEVLRDRLPAGAQTSVTLNLHQVRPLTDSAADVDAARRIDAVGNRIFTGPMLRGAYPEDLIADTSHVVDWSKLVHDGDLAAISRPVDVLGVNYYTPTIVSMPQEGKGDSRDDGHGNSDHSPWTGSEQVAFHLAEGKKRTAMNWAIDPNGLYELLMDVTRDHPGLPLMVTENGAAFDDQVSPDGRVDDPERIEYLRGHLDAVQRAVADGADVRGYFLWSLMDNFEWGYGYSKRFGAVYVDYASQRRIPKSSAHWYADVIRRHALPPAPELL from the coding sequence ATGACTGCCGTACGACCTGACATCACCCCGAAGCCGGCATCCGAGGCAACGAACTCGACGACACTCTTCCCGACGGGCTTCGTCTGGGGAGCGGCCACGGCCGCCTACCAGGTCGAAGGCGCGGCTGCCGAGGGCGGCCGCACCCCTTCCATCTGGGACACCTTCAGTCACACCCCTGGCAAGGTTCTGGCCGGTGACACCGGTGACGTCGCCGCCGACCACTACCACCGTTACCGGGACGACGTGGCCCTGATGAAGGAGCTCGGGCTCAAGGCCTACCGCTTCTCCGTCTCCTGGTCCCGGGTGCAGCCCACCGGCCGCGGCCCCGCCGTCGAGCGCGGCCTGGACTTCTACCGCAAGCTCGTCGACGAGCTCCTCGAAGCGGGCATCGCCCCCGTCGCCACCCTCTACCACTGGGACCTTCCCCAGGAGCTGGAGGACGCGGGCGGCTGGCCCGAGCGGGCCACCGCCGAGCGTTTCGCCGACTACACCGCCATCATGGCGCGCGCCCTCGGCGACCGGGTCCCGGTGTGGACCACCTTCAACGAGCCGTGGTGCTCGGCCTTCCTCGGTTACGGCTCCGGCGTGCACGCCCCCGGCCGCACCGAACCGGCGGCCACCCTGCGCGCGGCACACCATCTCAACCTCGCCCATGGCCGGGCGATCGAGGTACTGCGCGATCGACTCCCCGCTGGAGCGCAGACCTCGGTCACCCTCAATCTGCACCAGGTCCGCCCGCTGACCGACAGTGCCGCCGACGTGGACGCCGCCCGTCGGATCGACGCGGTGGGCAACCGGATCTTCACGGGCCCGATGCTGCGCGGCGCGTACCCCGAGGACCTGATCGCCGACACCTCGCACGTGGTGGACTGGTCGAAGCTGGTCCACGACGGCGACCTGGCCGCCATCTCCCGCCCCGTCGATGTGCTGGGGGTGAACTACTACACGCCCACGATCGTCTCCATGCCGCAGGAGGGCAAGGGCGACTCCCGCGACGACGGCCACGGCAACAGCGACCACTCCCCGTGGACCGGCTCCGAACAGGTCGCCTTCCACCTCGCCGAGGGCAAGAAGCGCACCGCGATGAACTGGGCTATCGACCCCAACGGGCTGTACGAGCTGCTCATGGACGTCACCCGCGACCACCCGGGGCTGCCGTTGATGGTCACCGAGAACGGCGCGGCCTTCGACGACCAGGTCTCGCCCGACGGCCGGGTCGACGACCCGGAGCGGATCGAGTACCTGCGCGGCCACCTCGACGCCGTCCAGCGGGCCGTCGCCGACGGCGCGGATGTCCGCGGCTACTTCCTGTGGTCGCTGATGGACAACTTCGAGTGGGGGTACGGATACTCCAAGCGCTTCGGCGCGGTCTACGTCGACTACGCGTCCCAGCGCCGCATCCCCAAGTCGAGCGCCCACTGGTACGCCGATGTGATCCGCCGTCACGCACTTCCCCCGGCCCCCGAACTCCTCTGA
- a CDS encoding LacI family DNA-binding transcriptional regulator, whose amino-acid sequence MAAARVRSGGRPTLEEVAARAGVGRGTASRVINGSPRVSEHTREAVEAAVAELGYVPNRAARALAGNRTDAIALVVPEPETRFFAEPYFSDIVRGVGAALADTEMQLLLTLVGNDRERKRLAQYLTAHRVDGVLLVSVHADDPLPDLLEQLGMPAVMSGRRSASETLAAVDSDNFEGARGAVDHLISRGRRSIATITGRLDVYGAQRRLDGYRKAVAAAGLGPDEELIAPADFTEEGGARAMRELLARRPDVDAVFAASDVMAAGARQVLREAGRRIPDDVALIGFDDSAVARHMDPALTSVRQPIEEMGRVMTRVLLQEIAGENEVRPQIVLPTELVVRDSS is encoded by the coding sequence ATGGCGGCAGCGCGAGTACGGAGCGGCGGGCGGCCGACGCTCGAAGAGGTCGCGGCACGGGCCGGAGTCGGCCGTGGCACGGCCTCCCGGGTCATAAACGGCTCGCCGCGGGTCAGCGAGCACACCCGTGAGGCGGTCGAAGCCGCCGTCGCCGAGCTGGGATACGTACCCAACCGCGCGGCCCGCGCACTCGCCGGAAACCGCACGGACGCCATCGCCCTCGTCGTTCCCGAGCCCGAGACCCGGTTCTTCGCCGAGCCGTACTTCTCGGACATCGTCCGCGGTGTCGGCGCGGCCCTCGCCGACACCGAGATGCAGCTGCTGCTGACCCTGGTCGGCAACGACCGCGAGCGGAAGCGGCTGGCCCAGTATCTGACGGCGCACCGCGTCGACGGCGTGCTGCTGGTCTCCGTGCACGCCGACGACCCGCTGCCGGACCTGCTGGAACAGCTCGGCATGCCGGCCGTGATGAGCGGCCGCAGATCCGCCTCCGAGACGCTGGCCGCGGTCGACTCCGACAACTTCGAGGGCGCCCGCGGCGCCGTCGACCATCTGATCTCCCGCGGTCGCCGCTCCATCGCCACGATCACCGGGCGCCTCGACGTGTACGGCGCGCAGCGCCGCCTCGACGGCTACCGCAAGGCGGTCGCGGCGGCCGGTCTCGGCCCGGACGAGGAGCTGATCGCGCCCGCCGACTTCACCGAGGAGGGCGGTGCCCGCGCCATGCGGGAGCTGCTGGCCCGCCGCCCCGACGTGGACGCGGTCTTCGCCGCCTCCGACGTGATGGCGGCGGGCGCGCGTCAGGTCCTGCGCGAGGCAGGCCGGCGCATCCCGGACGATGTGGCGCTGATCGGCTTCGACGACTCGGCCGTCGCCCGTCACATGGACCCGGCGCTCACCAGCGTGCGCCAGCCGATCGAGGAGATGGGCCGGGTGATGACGCGGGTGCTGCTCCAGGAGATCGCGGGCGAGAACGAGGTGCGCCCGCAGATCGTGCTCCCGACGGAACTCGTCGTCCGCGATTCGTCCTGA
- the orn gene encoding oligoribonuclease, translating to MNDRMVWIDCEMTGLSLTEDALIEVAALVTDSELNVLGEGVDIVIRPPDRTLETMPEVVRQMHTTSGLLDELAGGTTLADAEAQVLAYVREHVKEPGKAPLCGNSVGTDRGFLARDMAALEGYLHYRIVDVSSIKELARRWYPKAYFNSPEKNGNHRALADIRDSITELRYYREAVFVPQPGPDSEQAKAIATRLTQQSV from the coding sequence ATGAACGATCGCATGGTGTGGATCGACTGCGAGATGACCGGGCTCTCGTTGACGGAAGACGCACTCATCGAGGTGGCCGCACTGGTCACCGACTCGGAGTTGAACGTGCTCGGCGAAGGGGTGGACATCGTGATCCGCCCGCCGGACAGGACGCTGGAGACGATGCCCGAGGTGGTGCGGCAGATGCACACCACCTCGGGCCTCCTCGACGAGCTGGCCGGCGGCACCACCCTGGCCGACGCCGAGGCCCAGGTACTGGCCTACGTGCGCGAGCACGTGAAGGAGCCGGGCAAGGCCCCGCTCTGCGGAAACTCGGTCGGTACCGACCGTGGCTTCCTGGCCCGCGACATGGCGGCTCTGGAGGGCTACCTCCACTACCGGATCGTCGATGTGTCCTCGATCAAGGAGCTGGCCCGCCGCTGGTACCCGAAGGCGTACTTCAACAGCCCGGAGAAGAACGGCAACCACCGGGCGCTCGCGGACATCCGTGACTCCATCACGGAGCTGCGGTACTACCGGGAAGCGGTCTTCGTACCGCAGCCCGGGCCCGACTCCGAGCAGGCGAAGGCCATTGCGACACGCCTGACGCAGCAGTCGGTCTAG